The proteins below come from a single Miscanthus floridulus cultivar M001 chromosome 1, ASM1932011v1, whole genome shotgun sequence genomic window:
- the LOC136462058 gene encoding myosin-12-like isoform X1, producing the protein MQGTPVNIIVGSHVWLEDPSEAWVDGVVTEIKGGDATIATTDGKTVVASLGSIYPKDTEAPPSGVDDMTKLAYLHEPGVLHNLSCRYGLNEIYTYTGNILIAVNPFQRLPHLYDVHMMEQYKGASFGELSPHLFAIADACYRALINDQESQAILVSGESGAGKTETTKMLMRYLAFMGGRSGTEGRTVEQQVLESNPVLEAFGNAKTVKNNNSSRFGKFVEIQFDKYGKISGAAVRTYLLERSRVCQVSDPERNYHCFYMLCSAPPEDVKRFKVGDPRSFHYLNQTNCYEVANVDDAREYIETRNAMDIVGIDQEEQDAIFRVVAAILHLGNINFSKGQEIDSSKLRDDKSVYHLKTVAELLMCDEKALEDSLCQRVIVTPDGNITKPLDPDSAALSRDALAKTVYSRLFDWIVDKINNSIGQDPDATNIIGVLDIYGFESFKINSFEQLCINFTNEKLQQHFNQHVFKMEQEEYTREEIDWSYVEFVDNQDVLDLIEKKPGGIIALLDEACMFPKSTHETFAQKMYQTYKAHKRFSKPKLARTAFTINHYAGDVTYQADQFLDKNKDYVVAEHQALLNSSRCPFVANLFPPLPEETSKQSKFSSIGTRFKQQLQSLMETLNTTEPHYIRCVKPNAVLKPGIFENYNVLNQLRCGGVLEAIRISCAGYPTKRTFDEFIDRFGMLAPELVDSDEKAACAAICDRMGLKGYQIGKAKVFLRAGQMAELDARRAEILANAARLIQRRIKTHLMRKEFINLRKASVQSQKFWRARLAKKLFEYMRREAASIRIQKHVRTHSARKAYVQVYESAIVIQTGLRAMAARNEHRFRRETKASIIIQTRWRQHRAYVAYKQQKRAALILQCLWRARIARKELRKLRMEARETGALKEAKDKLEKRVEELTWRLDVEKRLRADLEEAKGHEIEKLQSALQKLQENLEEAHAAVVKEKEAAKLAIEQAPPKIVEVPVVDNAKLEELTTQNKELEDELSTFKQKAEDLENKLLELQKQSDELSQETHEQASKVAQLQELIERLEASLSSMESENQVLRQQSLVVTSADEDKSKQIERLESKIATLESEIEFLCSNSALAVQAVVIPEINQTTVIEELDKGHQLEEVKTVNEQVVVPPVKNLSKQKSLTDRQQENHDALIKSLIEDRRFDDKKSAAACIVYKSLLHWHSFEAEKTNIFDRIIQTIRSSVEGAESSGELAYWLSTTSTLLYLLQNTLKANSSSSKGTNHSRPTTGSLFSRMVQSARTSSGLGIPSGYSGMVGRPDTASMVEAKYPALRFKQQLTAYVEKIYGIIRDNLKKEISPFLTMCIQAPRANRVRPSRGSLKSIHSNALARQASSLHWQNIVKCLDHTLETMKNNYVPPVIIRKTLSQVFAYLNVQLFNSLLLRRECCSFSNGEFLKAGLQDLEQWCSRTTEEYVGTSWDELQHIRQAVGFLVLHQKSHKTLEEITNELCPVLSITQIYRIATMFWDDKYGAQRLSQEVIGKMRTMTTDDSITTPNSSFLLDDDSSIPISLDDIARLMGDIDPSDVEPPPLLRQNSQFHFLLQQLTD; encoded by the exons ACGTACACCGGGAACATCTTGATCGCGGTGAACCCTTTCCAGCGGCTGCCTCACCTGTACGACGTGCACATGATGGAGCAGTACAAGGGCGCCAGCTTTGGGGAGCTCAGCCCGCATCTCTTCGCGATCGCAGACGCCTGCTACAG GGCGTTGATCAATGATCAGGAGAGTCAGGCAATCCTGGTGAGTGGCGAGAGTGGTGCCGGCAAGACGGAGACGACCAAGATGCTCATGAGGTATCTCGCATTCATGGGAGGAAGGTCCGGTACCGAGGGACGGACGGTTGAGCAGCAGGTTCTAGAG TCTAACCCAGTACTTGAAGCATTTGGTAACGCAAAGACAGTGAAGAACAATAACTCAAG TCGATTTGGTAAGTTTGTTGAAATCCAGTTCGACAAGTATGGGAAGATATCAGGGGCTGCTGTTCGCACATACCTCCTTGAACGATCACGAGTATGTCAGGTGTCTGATCCTGAGAGGAACTACCATTGCTTTTACATGCTTTGTTCTGCACCCCCTGAG GATGTAAAAAGGTTTAAGGTGGGAGACCCAAGATCATTCCATTACTTGAACCAAACAAACTGCTATGAAGTGGCCAATGTGGATGATGCAAGAGAGTACATAGAAACTAGAAATGCTATGGATATTGTTGGCATTGATCAAGAGGAACAG GATGCAATCTTCAGAGTAGTAGCGGCAATCCTTCACCTAGGAAACATTAACTTCTCCAAAGGGCAGGAAATTGACTCATCCAAGTTGAGAGATGATAAATCAGTCTATCACCTGAAAACAGTTGCAGAACTGCTAAT GTGTGATGAGAAGGCCCTTGAAGACTCCCTTTGCCAGCGTGTTATTGTGACACCTGATGGAAATATCACGAAACCCCTTGATCCAGATTCTGCAGCATTAAGTCGTGATGCCTTAGCAAAGACAGTGTATTCACGACTGTTTGACTG GATTGTAGACAAGATCAATAACTCAATTGGCCAGGATCCAGATGCGACCAATATAATAGGTGTGCTTGATATCTATGGATTTGAGAGCTTCAAGATTAACAG TTTCGAGCAACTATGCATCAATTTTACAAACGAGAAGTTGCAGCAGCACTTCAATCAG CATGTATTTAAgatggagcaagaagaatacaccaGGGAGGAAATAGACTGGAGCTATGTTGAATTTGTAGACAATCAGGATGTGCTGGACCTGATTGAAAAG AAACCTGGAGGAATAATTGCACTCCTGGATGAGGCATG CATGTTTCCGAAGTCTACACATGAAACATTTGCTCAAAAGATGTACCAAACATATAAGGCACATAAGCGCTTCAGCAAGCCCAAACTTGCTCGGACAGCCTTTACAATCAACCACTACGCAGGAGAT GTGACATATCAAGCGGATCAGTTCCTTGACAAGAACAAAGACTATGTGGTAGCTGAACACCAAGCTCTACTAAATTCTTCAAGGTGCCCTTTTGTTGCAAACCTCTTTCCTCCATTACCTGAGGAAACTTCTAAACAGTCCAAATTCTCTTCAATCGGTACTCGCTTTAAG CAACAACTGCAATCCCTCATGGAAACACTGAATACAACAGAACCTCACTACATCAGATGTGTCAAGCCTAATGCTGTACTGAAACCCGGCATTTTTGAGAACTACAATGTCTTGAATCAGTTGAGATGTGGG GGTGTCCTGGAAGCAATTCGGATTAGCTGTGCTGGTTATCCAACGAAGAGGACATTCGATGAGTTCATTGATCGGTTTGGAATGCTTGCACCGGAGCTTGTCGACAG TGATGAGAAGGCCGCCTGTGCAGCGATATGTGATAGAATGGGTTTGAAAGGATATCAG ATAGGGAAAGCTAAGGTATTCCTAAGAGCTGGTCAGATGGCAGAGCTGGATGCTCGAAGAGCAGAAATTTTGGCCAATGCCGCGCGACTAATCCAGAGGCGTATAAAGACACATCTTATGCGAAAGGAATTCATTAACTTACGAAAAGCCTCAGTTCAATCTCAGAAGTTCTGGAGAG CACGACTAGCTAAAAAGCTTTTTGAGTATATGAGGAGAGAAGCTGCTTCAATTAGGATACAAAAGCACGTGCGCACCCATTCTGCCAGAAAAGCGTACGTGCAAGTATATGAATCAGCTATAGTAATACAGACAGGATTACGAGCAATGGCAGCTCGCAACGAACACAGGTTCCGAAGAGAGACCAAGGCATCCATAATTATCCAG ACTCGATGGCGCCAACACAGAGCTTATGTTGCTTACAAGCAACAAAAGAGAGCTGCTTTGATTCTTCAGTGCTTGTGGAGGGCACGCATTGCAAGAAAGGAACTTCGGAAACTGAGAATG GAAGCAAGAGAGACCGGCGCACTCAAAGAAGCAAAAGACAAGCTAGAAAAGAGAGTAGAAGAACTCACATGGCGGTTAGACGTCGAGAAGCGTTTGAGG GCTGACCTTGAAGAAGCCAAGGGCCATGAAATTGAAAAGCTACAATCTGCACTGCAAAAATTGCAAGAAAATCTCGAGGAAGCCCATGCAGCAGTAGTAAAGGAGAAAGAAGCTGCGAAGTTAGCGATTGAACAGGCACCACCAAAGATAGTAGAAGTGCCAGTTGTCGACAATGCAAAACTTGAGGAGTTGACAACTCAAAATAAAGAACTTGAG GATGAACTAAGTACGTTTAAACAGAAGGCTGAGGATCTTGAAAATAAGCTTCTTGAGTTGCAAAAACAGTCTGATGAACTGTCACAGGAGACACATGAACAAGCATCCAAAGTTGCTCAACTTCAAGAGCTGATCGAAAG GCTTGAAGCAAGTTTATCCAGTATGGAATCTGAAAACCAGGTTCTACGACAACAATCACTGGTTGTTACATCAGCTGATGAGGATAAATCAAAACAGATAGAGAG ATTGGAAAGCAAGATTGCCACCTTGGAGTCAGAGATCGAGTTTCTCTGCAGTAATTCTGCACTAGCTGTTCAGGCAGTGGTCATTCCTGAAATTAATCAGACAACAGTAATCGAG GAACTTGACAAGGGACACCAGCTTGAAGAAGTTAAAACAGTCAAT GAGCAGGTGGTTGTGCCTCCTGTAAAGAATCTAAGCAAACAAAAATCATTGACGGATCGACAGCAA GAAAACCACGATGCCCTGATTAAAAGTCTGATAGAAGACAGGAGATTTGACGACAAAAAATCCGCTGCAGCATGCATTGTCTACAAATCACTCCTACACTGGCATTCATTTGAAGCAGAGAAGACTAACATATTTGATCGTATCATCCAAACAATTAGGTCATCAGTTGAG GGAGCAGAAAGTTCTGGAGAGCTTGCATATTGGTTGTCGACAACATCAACTCTCCTCTACTTATTACAAAACACTCTCAAAGCTAACAGTTCATCAAGTAAAGGAACAAATCACAGCCGGCCCACAACAGGCAGTCTGTTCAGTAGAATGGTGCAG AGTGCCAGGACATCATCAGGATTAGGCATACCTAGTGGATACAGTGGAATGGTGGGAAGGCCTGACACTGCATCAATGGTAGAGGCAAAATATCCAGCACTTCGGTTCAAGCAACAGTTGACAGCATATGTCGAGAAGATATATGGGATAATCAGAGATAACCTGAAGAAGGAAATCAGTCCATTCTTGACTATGTGCATACAG GCTCCAAGAGCTAACCGTGTGAGACCATCTCGGGGATCACTAAAAAGCATACACTCTAATGCACTAGCTAGGCAAGCATCAAGTCTACATTGGCAAAACATTGTTAAGTGCCTGGATCATACACTGGAAACGATGAAAAATAACTAT GTGCCACCGGTGATAATAAGGAAAACATTGAGCCAAGTATTTGCATATTTGAATGTGCAACTCTTCAACAG TTTGCTACTTCGTCGGGAATGCTGCTCTTTTAGCAATGGGGAGTTCTTAAAGGCTGGTTTACAAGACCTGGAGCAGTGGTGCTCTAGAACAACTGAAGAG TATGTAGGGACATCCTGGGATGAATTGCAACACATTAGGCAGGCAGTCGGGTTCCTG GTTTTGCATCAGAAGTCACACAAAACCCTGGAGGAAATCACAAATGAGCTTTGCCCT GTTTTGAGCATAACTCAAATATATCGCATAGCAACGATGTTCTGGGACGACAAGTATGGTGCACAACGTCTATCTCAAGAG GTCATTGGAAAGATGAGAACGATGACAACAGATGACTCAATAACTACTCCAAATAGTTCTTTCTTGCTAGATGACGACTCAAG CATACCAATATCATTGGATGATATAGCTCGACTGATGGGTGACATTGATCCATCCGATGTGGAACCGCCCCCACTACTAAGGCAGAATTCTCAGTTTCACTTTCTTCTGCAGCAGCTCACAGACTGA